Proteins co-encoded in one Rhizobium sp. EC-SD404 genomic window:
- a CDS encoding winged helix-turn-helix domain-containing protein — protein MQRPQQWLLFQLHNPTRSGEHVSYSVTVDGESVRLTKKEYNLLIPFMRNAGRITTHKGLLLQLWGPANENDVQYLRVFVGRLRQKLRDDPAAPRFILNEPGVGYRLLD, from the coding sequence ATGCAGCGGCCCCAACAATGGCTGCTATTCCAGTTACATAACCCAACTCGGTCAGGCGAGCACGTCAGTTATAGCGTGACCGTTGATGGCGAGTCGGTACGGCTGACCAAAAAGGAATATAATCTACTCATACCGTTCATGCGCAATGCTGGACGAATTACGACCCATAAGGGCCTTCTACTGCAGCTCTGGGGGCCAGCAAACGAGAATGATGTCCAGTATCTGCGAGTCTTCGTAGGAAGGCTGCGACAGAAACTCAGGGATGATCCCGCGGCACCGAGATTTATATTGAACGAGCCTGGCGTAGGCTACCGTCTCTTGGATTAG